The following proteins are co-located in the Bordetella bronchialis genome:
- a CDS encoding type VI secretion protein IcmF/TssM N-terminal domain-containing protein has product MIKKLLVVIAWLLGLLLLALGCWVLGLYQGWPLWRSVALFLGVIVGLWLLWWLRGRWLAWRLRRRLARPVGTTTVSTARLDADWRAGLAALKQSRLSRFGSPLYVLPWYLILGPRDAAKDELLRRVAGTAPVQGQGDDPAVLQWWLLRNGVVLDPTAEMPDEQQAPDSPQWRRLLHWMMRTRRREPLNGLILAFNAVWLADGTDAELNEAGQGLRKRLDELTRIYDARIPVYIVLTGCQAIPGFSAWAASLGPDVTRHAMGYQNATPNASVTQFISDAFNSIVHRMFDLRVLQGVHGLPAADAFALPERMAPLAKQLAKVLRSAFQPTPYAETPLMRGLFLTGQAPGSDRGQPGWFSPGLFHSALPAQRHAWRPVERWRIWRRVLRHAVVIAWLAACVGVGIFLIHAGNTAREEIRVAAAQGYGDPDFSGPMSGDLHALQGERAAIHALRARPAWQQRWMPFQWRVNTVERALMTRFVGQFHREVIAADLDPLLIKSLPQLANGQNDTLLAAWAQTLVRRLNLLDAALKGQDVYALPAPGSELPVLLASAHQTLGDPMDGILLGDMYRDYLTWQGNRQLLQDESRGLRQVLASLGLTDRTTRWIYAWVDMQGSLKPVRMTDFWDIPDRPGLPIIPAALTPEGERAASGFLDELGRATGDTAEWAARRREFQQHYQSAGLEAWFEFADVFPHVPDLLPDGASRRAVMSILLTRNDPYLRLMRQLAAVGDRLPLGTRPDWIVQASKLDALNGLAYADPAAGALQEVGVVQRFGGEVIKALPQGGSLNQGLNQLKNDSAALQLLQAYRKGVRDTITPLQQGDGTAMKAAVEIWSYGHDPNVKNVPLIDAKTALDTLHKQQGALGTRTHVVWDIAGGPLDFVLDYAARSAGCRLQQQWENTVLSAVQGVSDAELANQLLYGERGQVKAFMDGDVKYFVDQDAVRFQARAADDKKVPLNGQFFAFASMTQLRQVALATQQLQSKRSADEAQALTQQQAELEKQIAKLQATTGTVTLNTVPPQTNPTAQVLPLSVTLSLQCASGTLTLENLNFPNSGVFPWSMQTCGDTTLRIHYANFDLTRQWTGAQGFVDFLREFASGQRRYTPADFPDQRDDMTRAGIQYLVVTYRQQGQAPLVGAFSQAATLGSQMEGIKARLALLQPGTAPGSTMPPPASAPSVPQRIVAYCMGPVNDIGPDLAPPPPPVIPVPTAPPRTATPAPAPHPRRSAPPPPAPKPAAASGPYAVQVGIFAHPESVLDALKKNGYAVQDSAITIKGEAYRQIRAVGYANRDAADSAAEKIGGLLRLKPVVISLDE; this is encoded by the coding sequence ATGATCAAAAAACTGCTTGTCGTCATCGCCTGGTTGCTGGGCCTGCTGCTGCTGGCGCTGGGATGCTGGGTGCTGGGCCTGTACCAGGGCTGGCCGCTGTGGCGTTCCGTCGCGCTGTTCCTGGGCGTCATCGTCGGCCTCTGGCTGCTGTGGTGGCTGCGCGGCCGCTGGCTGGCCTGGCGGCTGCGGCGGCGGCTGGCCCGCCCCGTGGGCACCACCACCGTCAGCACCGCGCGGCTGGACGCCGATTGGCGCGCCGGCCTGGCGGCCCTGAAGCAGTCGCGGCTGTCGCGCTTCGGCTCGCCGCTGTACGTGCTGCCGTGGTACCTGATACTGGGCCCGCGCGACGCGGCCAAGGACGAACTGCTGCGCCGCGTGGCCGGCACCGCGCCCGTGCAGGGCCAGGGCGACGACCCGGCCGTGCTGCAATGGTGGCTGCTGCGCAATGGCGTCGTGCTCGATCCCACGGCCGAAATGCCCGACGAGCAACAGGCGCCCGACTCCCCGCAGTGGCGGCGCCTGCTGCACTGGATGATGCGCACCCGCCGGCGCGAGCCGCTGAACGGCCTGATCCTGGCCTTCAACGCGGTCTGGCTGGCCGACGGCACCGACGCCGAACTGAACGAGGCCGGCCAGGGCCTGCGCAAGCGACTGGACGAACTCACCCGCATCTACGACGCCCGCATCCCGGTCTACATCGTGCTGACCGGCTGCCAGGCCATCCCCGGCTTTTCCGCCTGGGCCGCATCGCTGGGCCCCGACGTGACGCGCCACGCCATGGGCTACCAGAACGCCACGCCCAACGCCAGCGTGACCCAGTTCATCAGCGATGCCTTCAACAGCATCGTGCATCGCATGTTCGACCTGCGCGTGCTGCAGGGCGTGCACGGCCTGCCCGCGGCGGACGCCTTCGCGCTGCCCGAACGCATGGCGCCCCTGGCCAAGCAATTGGCCAAGGTCCTGCGTTCGGCCTTCCAGCCCACGCCCTACGCCGAAACGCCGCTGATGCGAGGGCTGTTCCTGACCGGCCAGGCGCCGGGCAGCGACCGCGGCCAGCCCGGCTGGTTCAGCCCCGGCCTTTTCCATAGCGCGCTGCCGGCCCAGCGGCACGCATGGCGTCCGGTCGAACGCTGGCGCATCTGGCGCCGCGTGCTGCGCCATGCCGTGGTCATCGCCTGGCTGGCCGCCTGCGTCGGCGTCGGCATCTTCCTGATCCATGCGGGCAACACCGCGCGCGAGGAGATCCGCGTCGCGGCCGCGCAAGGCTACGGCGACCCGGATTTCTCCGGCCCGATGTCGGGCGATCTGCACGCCTTGCAGGGCGAGCGCGCCGCCATCCACGCGCTGCGCGCCCGTCCCGCCTGGCAGCAGCGCTGGATGCCGTTCCAGTGGCGCGTCAATACGGTGGAACGCGCGCTGATGACCCGCTTCGTCGGCCAGTTCCACCGCGAGGTCATCGCCGCCGACCTGGATCCCCTGCTGATCAAGAGCCTGCCGCAACTGGCCAACGGCCAGAACGACACCCTGCTCGCGGCCTGGGCGCAGACCCTGGTGCGCCGCCTGAACCTGCTGGACGCGGCGCTCAAGGGCCAGGACGTGTACGCGTTGCCGGCGCCGGGCAGCGAACTGCCGGTGCTGCTGGCCAGCGCGCACCAGACCCTGGGCGATCCCATGGACGGCATCCTGCTGGGAGACATGTATCGCGACTACCTGACCTGGCAAGGCAACCGGCAACTGCTGCAGGACGAATCGCGCGGCTTGCGCCAGGTGCTGGCCAGCCTGGGCCTGACGGACCGCACGACGCGCTGGATCTACGCCTGGGTGGACATGCAGGGCAGCCTGAAGCCGGTGCGCATGACGGACTTCTGGGACATCCCCGATCGTCCCGGCCTGCCCATCATTCCCGCCGCGCTGACGCCGGAGGGCGAGCGCGCCGCTTCCGGCTTCCTGGACGAACTGGGACGCGCCACCGGCGATACCGCCGAGTGGGCGGCGCGCCGCCGCGAATTCCAGCAGCACTACCAGAGCGCCGGCCTGGAAGCCTGGTTCGAGTTCGCCGACGTCTTCCCCCACGTGCCGGACCTGCTGCCCGACGGCGCCTCGCGCCGCGCGGTCATGTCCATCCTGCTGACCCGCAACGACCCCTATCTGCGCCTGATGCGCCAGCTGGCCGCGGTGGGCGACCGCCTGCCGCTGGGCACGCGTCCCGACTGGATCGTGCAGGCCTCCAAGCTGGACGCCTTGAACGGGCTGGCCTATGCCGATCCGGCGGCCGGCGCCTTGCAGGAAGTCGGCGTGGTGCAGCGTTTCGGCGGCGAGGTCATCAAGGCGCTGCCCCAGGGCGGCTCGCTGAACCAGGGCCTGAACCAGCTGAAGAACGACAGCGCCGCGCTGCAACTGCTGCAGGCTTACCGCAAGGGCGTACGCGACACCATCACGCCGCTGCAGCAGGGCGACGGCACGGCGATGAAGGCCGCGGTGGAAATCTGGTCCTATGGCCACGATCCCAATGTGAAGAACGTGCCGCTGATCGATGCGAAGACGGCCCTGGATACCCTGCACAAGCAGCAGGGCGCATTGGGCACCCGCACCCATGTGGTGTGGGATATCGCCGGGGGCCCGCTGGACTTCGTGCTGGACTACGCGGCGCGCAGTGCCGGCTGCCGCCTGCAGCAGCAATGGGAGAACACGGTGCTCAGCGCGGTCCAGGGCGTGAGCGATGCGGAGCTGGCCAACCAGTTGCTGTATGGCGAACGCGGCCAGGTCAAGGCCTTCATGGACGGCGACGTCAAGTACTTCGTGGACCAGGATGCCGTGCGCTTCCAGGCCCGCGCGGCCGACGACAAGAAGGTGCCCCTCAACGGACAGTTCTTCGCCTTCGCCAGCATGACGCAACTGCGCCAGGTGGCGCTGGCGACGCAGCAGCTGCAATCGAAGCGCTCGGCCGACGAGGCGCAGGCGTTGACGCAGCAGCAGGCGGAACTGGAAAAGCAGATCGCCAAGCTGCAGGCGACGACCGGCACGGTGACGCTGAACACCGTGCCGCCGCAGACCAACCCGACCGCGCAGGTGCTGCCGCTCAGCGTGACGCTGAGCCTGCAATGCGCCAGCGGCACGCTCACGCTGGAAAACCTCAACTTCCCGAACAGCGGCGTCTTCCCGTGGTCCATGCAGACCTGCGGCGACACGACCCTGCGCATCCACTACGCGAACTTCGACCTGACGCGGCAGTGGACGGGCGCGCAGGGTTTCGTGGACTTCCTGCGCGAGTTCGCCAGCGGACAGCGGCGCTATACGCCCGCCGACTTCCCCGACCAAAGGGACGATATGACGCGGGCCGGCATCCAGTACCTGGTGGTGACCTATCGCCAGCAGGGCCAGGCGCCGCTGGTGGGCGCGTTCTCGCAGGCCGCGACGCTGGGCTCGCAGATGGAAGGCATCAAGGCGCGCCTGGCGCTGCTGCAGCCGGGCACGGCGCCGGGCTCGACCATGCCGCCGCCGGCGTCGGCGCCCAGCGTGCCGCAACGCATCGTCGCCTACTGCATGGGGCCGGTGAACGACATCGGGCCCGATCTTGCGCCGCCGCCGCCCCCCGTCATCCCCGTGCCCACGGCGCCGCCGCGCACCGCGACGCCCGCGCCGGCGCCGCATCCGCGGCGTAGCGCGCCGCCGCCGCCTGCGCCCAAGCCGGCGGCCGCCAGCGGCCCCTACGCCGTGCAGGTGGGGATCTTCGCCCACCCGGAGTCGGTGCTGGATGCCTTGAAGAAGAACGGCTATGCGGTGCAGGATTCGGCCATCACCATCAAGGGCGAGGCCTACCGGCAGATACGCGCGGTGGGCTACGCCAACCGCGATGCCGCCGACAGCGCGGCGGAGAAGATCGGCGGCCTGCTGCGGCTCAAGCCGGTGGTGATCAGCCTGGACGAATAG
- a CDS encoding dihydrodipicolinate synthase family protein, whose translation MSHPHDHRLRGVLSPVLTPFNLDRTPSADGLVRHCRGLVEQGVGLAVFGTNSEAASMSVAEKRGLLDALLAAGLPPDRMMPGTGACAVPDAVELTRHAVQAGCAGVLVLPPFYYKGVSDEGLFRAYANLIEGVGDDRLRVYLYHIPPVSGVPITLRLIERLLKAYPKQVAGAKDSSGDWDNTAAMVREFAADGFDVFPGSEVFLLPGLRAGAVGCITATANVNAAEIMHLYRNWQTPQADAWHERIRQVRGIFQALPMISAMKEAVAWQSGDDAWRIVRPPLVELADEQAAGLRRQLTEADYRLPMAETLGYSARADRA comes from the coding sequence ATGTCCCATCCCCACGACCACCGCCTGCGCGGCGTGCTCTCGCCCGTCCTGACGCCGTTCAACCTGGATCGCACGCCCAGCGCCGACGGCCTGGTGCGGCATTGCCGCGGCCTGGTCGAGCAGGGCGTGGGATTGGCCGTCTTCGGCACCAACTCGGAAGCGGCATCGATGTCGGTCGCGGAAAAGCGCGGGCTGCTGGATGCCCTGCTGGCGGCCGGGCTGCCGCCGGACCGCATGATGCCCGGCACGGGCGCCTGCGCCGTTCCCGACGCCGTGGAGCTGACCCGCCACGCCGTGCAGGCGGGCTGCGCCGGCGTGCTGGTGCTGCCGCCGTTCTACTACAAGGGCGTCAGCGACGAGGGCCTGTTCCGCGCCTACGCCAACCTGATCGAGGGCGTGGGCGACGACCGGCTGCGCGTGTACCTGTACCACATCCCCCCGGTCAGCGGCGTGCCCATCACGCTGCGCCTGATCGAACGCCTGCTCAAGGCCTATCCCAAGCAGGTGGCGGGCGCCAAGGACAGCTCCGGCGATTGGGACAACACGGCGGCGATGGTGCGCGAATTCGCCGCCGACGGCTTCGACGTGTTTCCCGGCAGCGAGGTCTTCCTGCTGCCCGGCCTGCGCGCCGGCGCGGTGGGATGCATCACCGCCACGGCCAACGTCAACGCCGCGGAGATCATGCACCTTTATCGCAACTGGCAGACGCCGCAGGCCGACGCCTGGCATGAGCGCATCCGCCAGGTCCGCGGCATCTTCCAGGCCCTGCCCATGATCTCCGCGATGAAGGAAGCCGTGGCCTGGCAGTCCGGCGACGACGCCTGGCGCATCGTGCGGCCGCCGCTGGTGGAGCTGGCCGACGAGCAGGCGGCCGGGCTGCGGCGCCAGCTGACCGAGGCCGACTACCGGCTGCCCATGGCGGAGACCCTGGGCTATTCGGCGCGGGCGGACCGCGCCTAG
- a CDS encoding Bug family tripartite tricarboxylate transporter substrate binding protein, with product MPNRHSAPRRRLLGTAALCTAAMLAPLAPSAQAAYPDHALKLVIPYPPGGATDVVGRVIAMKLSEELKQQVVVENRGGAGGNLGADAVARAEPDGYTLLMGAITSHSIMATLEKKSISYDLMRDLTPVATIAAVPLVFVVNPKLPIHNLKELIAYAKANPGKLTYASSGAGAPQRMAAELFKRQTGVDMLHVPYRGSGPAMTDLVGGQVLTMVETVPASLPFIKSGQLRALAVTMPERISMLPDTPTAAEEGLPNFNVASMFGVLVPAKTPKPVVDTLNAALAKILVMPDTKEKLLQQGAYAVAPASADDARKRLQAEVDQWARVIQDAKITVD from the coding sequence ATGCCCAACCGCCATTCCGCGCCGCGCAGGCGCCTGCTAGGCACAGCCGCCCTCTGTACGGCCGCCATGCTGGCGCCGCTGGCGCCGAGCGCGCAAGCCGCCTATCCGGACCATGCCTTGAAGCTGGTCATTCCCTACCCCCCGGGCGGGGCCACCGACGTGGTGGGCCGCGTCATCGCCATGAAGCTGTCGGAGGAACTGAAGCAGCAGGTGGTGGTGGAAAACCGCGGCGGGGCCGGCGGCAACCTGGGCGCGGACGCCGTGGCGCGCGCCGAGCCCGACGGCTACACCTTGCTGATGGGAGCTATCACCTCGCACTCCATCATGGCGACCCTGGAGAAGAAATCGATCTCCTACGACCTGATGCGCGACCTGACGCCGGTGGCGACGATCGCCGCCGTGCCGCTGGTGTTTGTGGTCAATCCCAAGCTGCCCATCCATAACCTGAAGGAGTTGATCGCCTATGCCAAGGCGAACCCGGGCAAGCTGACTTATGCGTCCTCCGGCGCGGGCGCGCCGCAGCGCATGGCCGCGGAGCTCTTCAAGCGGCAGACCGGCGTGGATATGCTGCACGTTCCCTATCGCGGCAGCGGCCCCGCCATGACGGACCTGGTCGGCGGCCAGGTGCTGACCATGGTGGAGACGGTGCCGGCCTCGCTGCCTTTCATCAAGAGCGGCCAGCTGCGCGCGCTTGCGGTTACGATGCCGGAACGCATTTCCATGCTGCCCGACACGCCCACCGCGGCCGAGGAAGGCCTGCCCAATTTCAATGTGGCGTCGATGTTCGGCGTGCTGGTCCCGGCCAAGACGCCCAAGCCCGTCGTCGATACGCTGAACGCGGCCCTGGCCAAGATCCTGGTCATGCCGGACACCAAGGAAAAGCTCTTGCAGCAGGGCGCCTACGCGGTGGCGCCGGCCTCGGCCGACGACGCCCGCAAGCGCCTGCAGGCCGAGGTCGACCAGTGGGCCCGCGTCATCCAGGACGCGAAAATCACGGTGGATTGA
- a CDS encoding IlvD/Edd family dehydratase, with protein sequence MSSKSSPTKGAAASGMRKGLTSYGDAGFSLFLRKAFIKGAGLSDDALGRPIVGIANTGSGFNPCHGNMPQLMEAVKRGVMLAGGLPVEFPTISVHESFASPTSMFLRNLMSMDTEEMIRAQPMDAVVLIGGCDKTVPAQLMAAASGKVPAIQLVTGSMLTGSHRGERVGACTDCRRFWGKYRAEEIDDAEIADVNNQLVASVGTCSVMGTASTMACIAEALGIAVPGSASPPAVTADRIRVAERTGAEAVAMIERQLTPDRILTAKSFENALRVLLAIGGSTNGIVHLTAVAGRLGIGLDMEAFDRIGKETPVLVDLKPSGQHYMEDFHKAGGVRTLLRELRPLLHLDALTVTGRTLGEELDDAPPPFPQEVIRPFDRPIYGQGGIAVLRGNLAPGGAIIKQSAATPALMEHEGRAVVFEDLEDLATRVDDEALDIQADDIMVLKNIGPVGAPGMPEAGYMPIPRKLARAGVKDMVRISDGRMSGTASGSIVLHVTPESAIGGPLALVRTGDRIRLSVRQRELSLLVDEAELARRRAQWQPRPPREGDDRGYRKLFLTSVTQADKGCDFDFLRGTRDNGSTPVGKP encoded by the coding sequence ATGTCATCGAAGTCTTCCCCCACGAAGGGCGCGGCCGCCAGCGGCATGCGCAAGGGCCTGACCAGCTACGGCGATGCCGGGTTCTCGTTGTTCCTGCGCAAGGCCTTCATCAAGGGCGCCGGGCTGAGCGACGACGCGCTGGGCCGGCCCATCGTGGGCATCGCCAACACGGGCAGCGGCTTCAACCCCTGCCACGGCAACATGCCGCAGCTGATGGAGGCCGTGAAGCGCGGCGTCATGCTGGCGGGCGGCCTGCCGGTGGAGTTTCCCACCATCTCGGTCCACGAGAGCTTCGCCTCGCCGACCAGCATGTTCCTGCGCAACCTGATGTCCATGGACACGGAGGAAATGATCCGCGCCCAGCCCATGGACGCGGTGGTGCTGATCGGCGGCTGCGACAAGACCGTGCCGGCGCAGTTGATGGCTGCGGCCAGCGGCAAGGTGCCGGCGATCCAGCTGGTGACCGGCTCGATGCTGACGGGCTCGCACCGCGGCGAACGCGTGGGCGCCTGCACCGACTGCCGCCGTTTCTGGGGCAAGTACCGGGCGGAGGAAATCGACGACGCCGAGATCGCCGACGTCAACAACCAGCTGGTCGCCAGCGTGGGCACCTGTTCCGTGATGGGCACGGCCAGCACCATGGCCTGCATCGCCGAAGCCCTGGGCATCGCGGTGCCGGGCAGCGCATCGCCGCCCGCCGTGACGGCCGACCGCATCCGCGTGGCCGAGCGCACCGGGGCGGAGGCCGTGGCGATGATAGAACGGCAGCTGACGCCCGACCGCATCCTGACGGCCAAGTCCTTCGAGAACGCCTTGCGCGTGCTGCTGGCCATCGGCGGTTCGACGAACGGCATCGTCCACCTGACCGCGGTGGCGGGCCGCCTGGGCATCGGCCTGGACATGGAAGCCTTCGACCGCATCGGCAAGGAAACGCCCGTGCTGGTGGACCTGAAGCCCTCAGGCCAACACTACATGGAGGACTTCCACAAGGCGGGCGGCGTGCGCACGCTGCTACGCGAACTGCGCCCGCTGCTGCACCTGGACGCGCTTACCGTGACCGGCCGCACGCTGGGCGAAGAACTGGACGACGCGCCGCCGCCTTTCCCGCAGGAGGTCATCCGGCCTTTCGACCGGCCCATCTACGGCCAGGGCGGCATCGCGGTGCTGCGCGGCAACCTTGCGCCGGGCGGGGCCATCATCAAGCAGTCCGCCGCCACCCCGGCCTTGATGGAGCACGAAGGGCGCGCGGTCGTCTTCGAGGACCTGGAAGACCTGGCCACGCGCGTGGACGACGAGGCCCTGGATATCCAGGCCGACGACATCATGGTGCTGAAGAACATCGGCCCTGTCGGCGCGCCCGGCATGCCGGAAGCCGGCTACATGCCCATCCCGCGCAAGCTGGCGCGTGCCGGCGTCAAGGACATGGTGCGCATCTCCGATGGCCGCATGAGCGGCACGGCGTCGGGCTCCATCGTGCTGCACGTCACGCCGGAATCGGCCATCGGCGGTCCGCTGGCGCTGGTGCGCACGGGCGACCGCATCCGCCTCAGCGTCCGGCAGCGCGAGCTGTCGCTGCTGGTGGACGAGGCGGAGCTGGCGCGCCGCCGGGCGCAATGGCAGCCGCGTCCGCCGCGCGAAGGCGACGACCGCGGCTACCGCAAGCTGTTCCTGACCTCGGTCACGCAGGCGGACAAGGGCTGCGATTTCGATTTCCTGCGCGGCACCCGGGACAACGGCAGCACGCCGGTCGGCAAGCCCTGA
- a CDS encoding MFS transporter, with protein MKDTPQSSQDSSTADGPAADPPPVQGSTSGEPGRGAIPPAAGKAMAAMGDRATGIPLWVLALSTTLGMQTVASFLDLSLPVIAPLLTAGAGLSPERVGNLSSLNSLGTVLFLLFGAPLLARLGPVRMLQAGALLAVFGLALAATGYWPLLIVGAILMGIGYGPSPPAGSRILAATAPPRHRTLIFSIKQAGAPAGAACAGLILAPAAAAWGWEGAMLVSMAIGVAAACVIAPARQRLDTERDPQRSIQLKVLIHPRALATPYRVLRAAPSLLTVSALAFSFAIVQGSLFSFSVTYLVTARGMPLATAGIAYACMQFAGVFARIFLGWLADRTGRPAYNLTIQALIAAAVVVAYALLPASPSLLLAGFVAGAAGFFAASWNGIYLAEIARLSPPEKIVEATSASVLVSFLGYFVGPSLFSILVTLTGSYRIPFFVVAAQLAAMAAVQLVVLRRRRSSADGRSH; from the coding sequence ATGAAAGACACGCCGCAGTCTTCGCAGGATTCCTCCACCGCTGACGGGCCGGCGGCCGACCCGCCGCCGGTCCAAGGTTCCACATCCGGCGAGCCAGGGCGCGGCGCCATCCCACCCGCCGCCGGCAAGGCCATGGCGGCGATGGGCGACCGCGCAACGGGCATTCCGCTTTGGGTGCTGGCGCTGTCCACCACGCTGGGCATGCAGACGGTGGCGTCCTTCCTCGACCTGAGCCTGCCCGTCATCGCGCCGCTGCTGACGGCCGGGGCCGGCCTGTCGCCGGAACGGGTGGGCAACCTGTCTTCGCTGAATTCCCTGGGCACGGTGCTGTTCCTGCTGTTCGGCGCGCCGCTGCTGGCGCGGCTGGGACCCGTCCGCATGCTGCAGGCGGGCGCGTTGCTGGCGGTGTTCGGCCTGGCGCTGGCGGCCACGGGGTATTGGCCCCTGCTGATCGTGGGCGCCATCCTGATGGGAATCGGCTACGGCCCCTCGCCCCCGGCGGGCAGCCGCATCCTGGCGGCGACCGCGCCGCCCCGCCATCGCACGCTGATTTTTTCCATCAAGCAGGCCGGCGCGCCAGCCGGCGCCGCCTGCGCGGGCCTGATCCTGGCGCCCGCGGCGGCGGCCTGGGGATGGGAAGGCGCGATGCTGGTGTCCATGGCCATCGGCGTGGCCGCCGCCTGCGTCATCGCGCCGGCGCGCCAGCGGCTGGATACGGAGCGCGACCCGCAGCGCTCCATCCAATTGAAGGTGCTGATACATCCCCGCGCACTGGCCACGCCCTACCGCGTGCTGCGCGCCGCGCCCTCTTTGCTGACGGTGTCGGCGCTGGCGTTCTCCTTCGCCATCGTGCAGGGCTCGCTGTTCTCGTTCTCCGTCACCTATCTGGTCACCGCGCGCGGCATGCCGCTGGCCACCGCCGGGATCGCCTACGCCTGCATGCAGTTCGCCGGCGTCTTCGCCCGCATCTTCCTGGGCTGGCTGGCGGACCGCACCGGCAGGCCGGCCTACAACCTGACCATCCAGGCGCTTATCGCCGCCGCCGTGGTGGTGGCCTATGCGCTGCTGCCGGCGTCGCCCTCGCTGCTGCTGGCCGGTTTCGTCGCCGGCGCGGCGGGATTCTTCGCCGCCAGCTGGAACGGCATCTACCTGGCCGAGATCGCGCGGCTGTCCCCGCCGGAAAAAATCGTCGAAGCGACATCGGCCTCGGTATTGGTTTCCTTCCTGGGCTACTTCGTCGGTCCCTCGCTGTTTTCCATACTGGTCACGCTGACAGGGAGCTACCGCATCCCCTTCTTCGTCGTGGCGGCGCAGTTGGCGGCGATGGCGGCGGTGCAGTTGGTCGTACTGCGGCGGCGCCGGTCATCCGCGGATGGGCGCTCGCACTAG
- a CDS encoding LysR family transcriptional regulator, which translates to MDTRYLQSFVTVAESGSFAQAARRLDLTPTAVAARIKALEDTLGLTLIKRAGRSVRPTEAGMRILERARALLRDARDLAALAEDEASYGELRLGVFVSAMTSVLPPVLKRVYDRYPSLSVFVMPGASVDLCHRVAGGELDAAIVVEPQFAIGKSVRWQSIMEEPLVVVAPAAMKGQDAHDLLRTQPFIRYDRSVLGGQLADRYLRDHRIVPHQRLEMDSLLGVAALVDQGLGVALLPDWSSLWSSRYALTRVPLPGRAPVRRVGLVWQAQGARTALAETLLDVARAIFGRPGGRHASRGD; encoded by the coding sequence ATGGATACCCGCTATCTGCAGAGCTTCGTCACCGTTGCCGAAAGCGGCTCCTTCGCCCAGGCCGCGCGCCGCCTGGACCTGACCCCCACCGCCGTGGCGGCGCGCATCAAGGCCCTGGAGGACACCCTGGGCCTGACCCTGATCAAGCGGGCCGGGCGCTCGGTGCGCCCCACCGAGGCCGGCATGCGTATCCTGGAACGCGCCCGCGCCCTGCTGCGCGACGCCCGCGACCTGGCCGCGCTGGCGGAAGACGAGGCCTCCTACGGCGAACTGCGGCTGGGGGTTTTCGTGTCCGCCATGACCAGCGTGCTGCCGCCTGTGCTGAAGCGCGTGTACGACCGCTATCCCAGCCTGTCGGTCTTCGTCATGCCCGGCGCGTCCGTGGACCTTTGCCATCGCGTGGCGGGCGGCGAGCTGGATGCCGCCATCGTTGTCGAACCGCAGTTCGCCATCGGCAAATCCGTGCGCTGGCAATCCATCATGGAAGAACCGCTGGTGGTGGTCGCGCCCGCCGCCATGAAAGGCCAGGATGCGCACGACCTGCTGCGCACCCAGCCCTTCATCCGCTACGACCGCTCCGTGCTGGGCGGACAGCTGGCCGACCGCTACCTGCGCGACCACCGCATCGTGCCGCACCAGCGCCTGGAAATGGACAGCCTGCTAGGCGTGGCGGCGCTGGTGGACCAGGGACTGGGCGTGGCGCTGCTGCCGGACTGGTCCTCGCTGTGGTCCTCGCGCTATGCCTTGACGCGCGTGCCGCTGCCCGGCCGCGCGCCCGTGCGGCGCGTCGGCCTGGTGTGGCAGGCGCAGGGCGCCCGCACCGCGCTGGCGGAAACACTGCTGGACGTGGCGCGCGCGATCTTCGGCCGGCCGGGCGGACGCCACGCGTCGCGTGGCGACTGA